In Phacochoerus africanus isolate WHEZ1 chromosome 1, ROS_Pafr_v1, whole genome shotgun sequence, the following are encoded in one genomic region:
- the KCTD6 gene encoding BTB/POZ domain-containing protein KCTD6, whose product MDNGDWGYMMTDPVTLNVGGHLYTTSLTTLTRYPDSMLGAMFGGDFPTARDPQGNYFIDRDGPLFRYVLNFLRTSELTLPLDFKEFDLLRKEADFYQIEPLIQCLNDPKPLYPMDTFEEVVELSSTRKLSKYSNPVAVIITQLTITTKVHSLLEGISNYFTKWNKHMMDTRDCQVSFTFGPCDYHQEVSLRVHLMEYITKQGFTIRNTRVHHMSERANENTVEHNWTFCRLARKTDD is encoded by the exons ATGGATAATGGAGACTGGGGCTATATG atgaCTGACCCAGTCACGTTAAATGTAGGTGGACACTTGTACACAACATCTCTCACCACGTTGACGCGTTACCCGGATTCCATGCTTGGAGCTATGTTTGGGGGGGACTTCCCCACAGCTCGAGATCCTCAAGGCAATTACTTCATTGATCGAGATGGACCTCTTTTCCGATATGTCCTCAACTTCTTGAGAACTTCAGAGTTGACTTTACCCCTGGATTTTAAGGAATTTGATCTGCTTCGGAAAGAAGCAGACTTTTATCAGATTGAGCCCTTGATTCAGTGTCTCAATGACCCCAAGCCTTTGTATCCTATGGATACTTTTGAAGAAGTTGTGGAGTTATCTAGTACTCGGAAGCTTTCTAAGTATTCCAATCCAGTAGCTGTCATCATAACCCAGTTAACCATTACCACCAAGGTCCATTCCTTACTAGAAGGTATATCAAACTATTTTACGAAGTGGAATAAGCACATGATGGACACCAGAGATTGCCAGGTTTCCTTTACTTTTGGACCCTGTGATTATCACCAGGAAGTTTCTCTTCGAGTCCATCTGATGGAATACATTACAAAGCAAGGTTTCACAATCCGCAACACCCGAGTGCATCACATGAGTGAGCGGGCCAACGAGAACACAGTGGAGCACAACTGGACTTTCTGCAGGCTGGCCCGGAAGACCGATGACTGA